One part of the Bacteroidia bacterium genome encodes these proteins:
- a CDS encoding exo-alpha-sialidase yields MKKISLLLAILTLFFACSKPRQAETANQLDLLTKPDSTALFGPGYVSTPLNERDLAINPAGTELIFTRGNHTYGIRALISIKKFGEKWEEASILPFSGSYHDLEPFFSPDDQKLFFASNRPIAEDSSRKDYNIWYVERRGDSWSEPFALDSLINTRGNEFFPAVGESGNLYFTAAYPGHPGGEDIYLSKWENGNYTAPIALDSAVNSPSYEFNAYVSPKEDIIVFSSFGRADGKGGGDLYLSKKDEAGNWQKAYPLTAINTPALDYCPFIDLPRGNLYFTSNSGEEAPKKLKHPDQFISLQKEIRNRAGNIYRIDLDQIMQ; encoded by the coding sequence ATGAAAAAAATTAGCCTACTACTAGCTATTCTGACCCTCTTTTTTGCCTGCTCCAAACCCAGGCAAGCGGAAACAGCAAATCAACTGGACCTTTTGACAAAACCGGATTCAACTGCATTGTTTGGACCTGGATATGTTTCTACTCCCCTAAATGAAAGAGACCTTGCTATAAATCCCGCAGGAACTGAGCTTATTTTTACCCGTGGAAACCATACCTATGGCATAAGGGCTTTAATCAGCATCAAGAAATTCGGCGAGAAGTGGGAGGAAGCAAGCATTCTTCCCTTTTCCGGTTCCTACCATGATTTAGAACCCTTTTTCAGTCCGGACGATCAAAAACTATTCTTTGCCTCCAATCGGCCCATAGCAGAGGATAGCTCACGCAAAGACTACAATATCTGGTATGTCGAGCGCAGAGGAGATTCCTGGTCAGAGCCCTTTGCCCTGGATAGCCTCATCAATACCCGGGGAAATGAATTTTTTCCGGCAGTTGGCGAAAGTGGTAATCTCTATTTCACAGCTGCCTATCCGGGTCATCCGGGAGGAGAAGATATTTACCTCAGCAAATGGGAGAATGGGAACTACACAGCGCCTATTGCCCTGGACTCAGCGGTAAATTCGCCTTCCTATGAATTCAATGCCTATGTATCTCCCAAAGAAGATATCATTGTTTTTAGTTCTTTTGGAAGAGCAGATGGCAAAGGAGGGGGAGATTTGTACCTGAGCAAAAAAGATGAGGCAGGGAATTGGCAAAAGGCTTATCCGCTAACTGCTATTAATACCCCCGCTCTCGACTACTGTCCTTTCATTGACCTTCCCAGAGGGAATTTGTACTTCACCAGTAATTCAGGGGAGGAAGCCCCGAAGAAACTTAAGCATCCAGATCAATTTATCAGTTTGCAAAAGGAAATCAGAAATAGAGCGGGTAATATTTATCGGATTGATCTCGATCAAATTATGCAATAG
- a CDS encoding alkaline phosphatase D family protein, with the protein MKKSLLLLLLFSLLASCDLETQGYKFHLGQGIMIGEVSENSAILQARLTTSPKLIEDDMPGITGTGIFEVSPNEDFSSPTFTHNVLALKKQDYIMKFQLNDLLPDTRYYYRLLYGTVGKLYLTSKPGSFKTLAGAEISSDRSFVVVTGMNNYYFHYGKYNAAKAYKGADKEKGFPALEAIKNLAPDYFIGTGDNVYFDHPNQKGFKAAQERGDNPHPATYGGKAVEDEAGMRKKYHEQFSQQRFIELFRQVGTYWEKDDHDYRFNDADPFRDFPISHELGIKNFREQLPVVDPKDPLAKTYRKHRMNKELEVWFLEGRDYRSNNQDEPSNTKTIWGAEQKAWLKESLKKSDASFKIIISPTPMVGPDDAYKKDNHTNPNGFRQEGEAFFDWLNEEEFPHDKLFFICGDRHWQYHAKHPSGFEEFACGALVDNNSRVGRVAGGPKSTDPEALIKQFYIQDEADEASGGFLHLATESANGNTKLIFSFYDEKGELLYQSIKES; encoded by the coding sequence ATGAAAAAGTCTTTGCTACTACTATTGCTGTTTTCTTTACTCGCCTCCTGCGATTTGGAAACGCAGGGATATAAATTTCATCTGGGACAAGGCATTATGATTGGAGAAGTGAGCGAAAATTCTGCAATTCTTCAGGCCCGCCTAACTACCAGCCCCAAGCTCATCGAGGATGATATGCCGGGAATTACAGGCACAGGTATCTTTGAAGTAAGTCCCAATGAGGATTTTTCCTCTCCAACTTTTACACACAATGTGCTTGCGCTGAAGAAGCAGGACTACATCATGAAATTTCAGCTAAATGATCTCCTCCCTGATACTCGCTATTACTATCGCTTACTCTATGGAACTGTCGGTAAGCTTTATCTCACTAGCAAACCCGGAAGTTTTAAAACCCTGGCAGGAGCTGAAATAAGTAGTGATCGCTCTTTTGTGGTAGTTACCGGAATGAATAATTACTACTTCCATTATGGAAAATACAATGCAGCCAAAGCATATAAAGGGGCAGATAAAGAGAAAGGATTCCCGGCTCTGGAGGCTATAAAAAATTTGGCGCCAGATTATTTCATTGGAACGGGAGATAATGTGTATTTCGATCATCCTAACCAAAAGGGCTTCAAAGCTGCACAAGAAAGAGGTGATAATCCCCATCCGGCTACCTATGGAGGAAAGGCTGTCGAGGATGAAGCCGGAATGCGAAAGAAATACCATGAACAGTTTAGCCAGCAAAGGTTTATAGAACTTTTTAGACAAGTGGGTACCTATTGGGAAAAAGATGACCATGATTACCGATTCAATGATGCGGATCCTTTCCGAGACTTTCCGATCTCTCATGAATTAGGAATCAAAAACTTCCGGGAGCAATTACCGGTAGTAGATCCCAAAGATCCTCTTGCGAAAACCTACCGCAAGCATCGCATGAATAAGGAGCTAGAAGTCTGGTTCCTGGAAGGTAGAGATTATCGTAGTAATAATCAGGATGAGCCTTCTAACACAAAAACGATTTGGGGGGCAGAACAGAAAGCGTGGCTGAAGGAGAGTTTGAAAAAAAGTGATGCAAGCTTCAAAATCATCATCTCCCCTACTCCTATGGTTGGACCCGATGATGCCTACAAAAAAGACAATCACACAAATCCCAACGGATTTCGACAGGAGGGAGAAGCTTTTTTTGACTGGCTAAATGAAGAAGAATTCCCTCATGACAAGCTCTTTTTCATTTGTGGGGATCGCCATTGGCAATACCATGCTAAACATCCCAGTGGATTCGAAGAATTTGCCTGCGGTGCACTCGTTGATAATAATAGCCGAGTGGGCCGTGTTGCAGGTGGTCCGAAAAGTACAGATCCCGAGGCCTTGATCAAACAATTTTATATACAGGACGAAGCAGATGAGGCCAGTGGTGGCTTTCTCCACCTAGCCACTGAATCAGCGAATGGAAATACTAAACTCATTTTCAGTTTTTATGACGAAAAAGGAGAACTACTCTATCAAAGCATCAAAGAATCATGA
- a CDS encoding SH3 domain-containing protein: protein MKPLLLSSLFLLALFSYCFSQSPKVGLILPPEQMGTTYKCCVAIPQSGFTLYEEARDNSIGGCILPGKQENSQEYYGYETYPKSGSEMLKFEDMHRLSYEVYCLEFWEERAGFVRINETYWVKKEEINKQGFSLSYWMDFLVKNSGNFLGYYANDSGLNLRKGVGTEFEKIVTMRGDEMEISLTGEVKGLWAKVKVKQYKEHPCNQMEEGEPQIINTYEGWAKILDDSGTPNIHYYAGGC from the coding sequence ATGAAGCCTTTACTTCTCAGTTCCCTCTTTCTCCTTGCTCTTTTCTCATATTGCTTTAGTCAGTCTCCAAAAGTGGGCCTGATCCTCCCCCCCGAACAAATGGGGACAACTTATAAATGTTGCGTAGCCATACCTCAAAGTGGGTTTACCCTCTATGAGGAAGCAAGAGACAATTCTATAGGAGGATGCATTCTTCCTGGCAAGCAGGAAAATTCGCAGGAATACTACGGCTATGAAACTTATCCCAAATCTGGTTCAGAGATGCTGAAGTTTGAGGATATGCATCGCTTGAGTTATGAAGTATATTGCCTGGAATTTTGGGAAGAACGTGCAGGCTTTGTTCGTATCAATGAAACCTACTGGGTCAAAAAGGAGGAGATCAACAAACAGGGCTTTAGCCTATCATACTGGATGGATTTTCTTGTAAAAAACAGCGGAAACTTCCTGGGCTACTATGCCAATGATTCAGGTTTGAATCTACGCAAAGGAGTGGGAACTGAATTTGAAAAAATAGTTACCATGCGTGGAGATGAAATGGAAATAAGCCTTACTGGAGAGGTCAAGGGATTGTGGGCGAAAGTAAAGGTCAAACAATACAAAGAGCATCCCTGCAATCAAATGGAAGAGGGTGAACCCCAGATTATCAATACCTATGAAGGTTGGGCGAAAATCCTGGATGATTCCGGAACGCCCAATATTCATTATTATGCAGGAGGCTGTTGA
- a CDS encoding lactonase family protein, translating into MPSLPFFVGCYTQAVAHAPNACGEGVYSCNLDLETGVIEQVHTSEKGMNPAYLSHDERAGILYVSQAFQKKEGKVVSYEIKKSQKLKRIDKVQASGKAVCHVLHHKGRVFATSYADGLLDVFESKKGKLSLEKSFSYKGKGPNKARQEKAHAHQSILSPDKKYLYVCDLGSDKIWSHRLKKPLEKAKNALSLPPGSGPRHMVFHPAEPIAYILSELTAILSVAKYRKSSGGLSIKNEINTLPPDFKGMPSSAAIRIHPRARALYVSNRQHNSFTAYAIDKEGKLSFMARLPSGGKEPRDIQVDPSGSFLLCANQNSNNISVYKLDKKGRPIPGIVHVFECKTPVCIEF; encoded by the coding sequence ATGCCTTCTTTGCCATTCTTTGTCGGATGTTATACCCAAGCCGTAGCACATGCGCCTAACGCCTGTGGGGAAGGTGTATATTCCTGCAACCTGGATTTGGAAACGGGCGTAATCGAGCAGGTGCATACCTCTGAAAAGGGCATGAATCCCGCTTATCTTTCCCATGATGAGCGAGCAGGCATTCTCTATGTTTCCCAGGCTTTTCAAAAAAAGGAAGGCAAGGTAGTGAGTTATGAGATCAAAAAGTCTCAGAAACTTAAGCGGATAGACAAGGTGCAGGCGAGCGGGAAAGCTGTCTGCCATGTCTTGCATCATAAAGGGAGGGTCTTTGCTACTTCTTATGCAGATGGACTATTGGATGTATTTGAGAGTAAAAAAGGAAAGCTAAGTCTGGAAAAGTCTTTTAGTTATAAAGGAAAAGGACCTAATAAAGCTCGGCAGGAAAAAGCGCATGCACATCAATCTATTCTTTCCCCTGATAAGAAGTATCTGTATGTATGCGATTTAGGTTCAGATAAAATTTGGAGTCATAGACTAAAAAAGCCTTTGGAAAAGGCAAAAAATGCACTCAGTCTTCCTCCGGGTTCGGGGCCCCGGCATATGGTTTTCCATCCTGCCGAACCCATCGCCTACATTCTTTCTGAATTGACGGCCATTTTATCTGTAGCAAAATATCGGAAATCCTCGGGTGGACTCAGTATTAAAAACGAGATCAATACCTTGCCTCCCGATTTCAAGGGAATGCCTTCTTCAGCCGCCATCCGGATTCATCCAAGGGCTCGAGCATTGTATGTGAGTAATCGCCAACACAATAGTTTTACGGCTTATGCTATAGATAAGGAAGGAAAGCTATCCTTTATGGCAAGACTTCCTTCCGGGGGAAAGGAGCCTCGCGATATTCAGGTCGATCCCAGTGGGAGTTTTTTACTCTGTGCCAATCAGAATAGCAACAATATTTCGGTTTATAAACTGGACAAGAAAGGAAGACCTATCCCGGGTATTGTGCATGTGTTTGAATGTAAGACGCCCGTTTGTATTGAATTTTAG
- a CDS encoding sugar phosphate isomerase/epimerase family protein, translating into MLLGFASAILADLDLEEVLKFAGETGYDCVEVMCWPKGKAERRYAGVTHIDVSDFGVDEAKEVHRLCEKYGVSISALGYYPNPLVGDKAEGDVYIDHIKKVIKAAAQLGISQMNTFIGRDHTKSVEENWPRFMEVWKDIIAYAESMKVRVGIENCPMIFTNDEWPGGKNLGTTPAIWKKMWEDIPSDHFGLNYDPSHMIWQHMDYLSPMRKYAHKLFHIHAKDVRIDRHLLDEYGIMAPPNKWHTPKLPGMGEIDWGKFFSVLTSAGYDGPVCVEVEDRAYEGSLEKQKLSLVQSHTYLRQFIPKL; encoded by the coding sequence ATGCTACTAGGATTTGCAAGTGCGATATTAGCGGATTTGGATTTAGAAGAAGTACTGAAATTTGCCGGCGAAACCGGATATGACTGTGTTGAAGTCATGTGCTGGCCAAAGGGGAAAGCAGAAAGACGTTATGCGGGAGTTACCCATATTGATGTCAGTGATTTTGGAGTGGATGAGGCAAAGGAGGTTCATCGACTTTGTGAGAAATATGGAGTTAGCATAAGTGCTCTCGGCTATTATCCCAATCCATTGGTAGGAGATAAGGCAGAAGGAGACGTTTATATTGACCATATCAAAAAAGTGATAAAGGCAGCGGCTCAATTGGGAATTTCTCAGATGAATACTTTTATCGGTCGTGATCATACCAAATCTGTCGAAGAGAACTGGCCGCGATTTATGGAGGTTTGGAAGGACATTATCGCCTACGCAGAATCCATGAAGGTGCGTGTTGGTATTGAAAACTGCCCCATGATTTTTACGAATGATGAATGGCCGGGTGGAAAGAACTTAGGAACAACTCCAGCCATTTGGAAGAAGATGTGGGAGGATATTCCCAGTGATCATTTTGGGCTCAATTATGACCCTTCTCATATGATCTGGCAACACATGGATTACCTTTCGCCGATGAGGAAGTATGCTCACAAACTTTTTCATATACATGCCAAGGATGTGCGCATCGATCGACACTTGTTGGACGAATATGGGATTATGGCCCCTCCCAATAAATGGCATACCCCTAAATTGCCGGGCATGGGAGAGATTGATTGGGGGAAATTCTTTTCCGTTTTGACAAGTGCCGGATATGATGGGCCCGTTTGTGTGGAAGTGGAGGATAGAGCCTATGAAGGCTCGCTGGAAAAACAAAAACTTTCTTTGGTTCAAAGCCATACCTATTTGCGACAATTTATTCCCAAACTATAA
- a CDS encoding helix-turn-helix domain-containing protein, translated as MRIEIEKALVLISQKFRQKLTTEMLAEEAGLSAFHFHRLFVEENGLTPQKYIEKLRLEHAAHVMVLNPGLKMIQLAFESGFSSPSSFSRSFQQYFRMSPSRFKKEQRPTYQGDATATEEHYRLTKGLEISYLGHQYFKTQLIHPIPEEIEAKAKELCPDEDRIIYGIYLDAPIHHDPLDCRYLIGLPSKKTANHNANMEGGYFLHFEVLGNMDVLREQLLGIHKYLLHLNYAIKTPIAMEKFQVAKNETPFRYLDSPRELFIPIIKK; from the coding sequence ATGCGCATAGAGATTGAAAAAGCCCTGGTCCTGATTTCTCAAAAGTTCAGGCAGAAATTGACCACAGAAATGTTGGCCGAAGAAGCGGGCTTATCCGCTTTTCATTTTCATCGTCTTTTTGTTGAGGAAAACGGACTCACGCCGCAAAAATATATTGAAAAACTCCGACTGGAACATGCAGCCCATGTTATGGTACTCAATCCCGGTCTTAAAATGATACAGTTGGCTTTTGAAAGTGGTTTCTCCTCCCCTTCCAGTTTCAGTCGGTCTTTCCAGCAATATTTCAGGATGAGTCCCAGTCGATTCAAAAAGGAACAAAGGCCGACTTATCAGGGAGATGCCACAGCTACAGAAGAACATTATCGGCTAACGAAAGGTTTGGAGATATCCTACCTGGGTCATCAGTATTTCAAGACCCAATTGATCCATCCCATACCGGAAGAGATAGAAGCTAAAGCAAAGGAGCTTTGTCCAGATGAAGATAGAATCATCTATGGAATTTACCTGGATGCACCCATTCATCATGATCCCTTGGATTGTAGGTATCTGATTGGATTGCCCTCAAAAAAAACTGCCAATCACAATGCCAATATGGAAGGGGGCTATTTTCTGCATTTCGAAGTCCTTGGCAATATGGATGTTCTCAGAGAACAATTACTGGGCATCCATAAATACCTCCTCCACCTCAACTACGCCATCAAGACTCCCATAGCTATGGAGAAGTTTCAAGTTGCTAAAAATGAGACTCCTTTTAGGTATCTCGATAGCCCTCGTGAACTCTTTATCCCCATTATCAAAAAATAG
- a CDS encoding sterol desaturase family protein: MKRFITYAFYPILLFSHIIGAYLAISLDWNLGITYSWIAGVRLALCVIVEFSFPMKKAWKMSWRSFFRDLKYVGVGLLSFRLIDFILGLILINASEGNPGLLEDSTILGGFLLTALFFEFFQYWYHRLSHEMPGKLGAFLWKSHAAHHLPEEVYLLMHAVFHPINAFFTFFIIQGTLWLMGARQESIFILNLLMSLQGLISHFNVEIKAGPLNYIFIGTELHRNHHSANIEEARNYGAFLTFWDLIFGTFSYNPNKAPERLGVAEPELYPKSTEILKVLALPFIPSKKEINQLNISQEINPYLEEKEQNLS; the protein is encoded by the coding sequence ATGAAGCGATTTATTACCTATGCTTTTTACCCGATACTTCTGTTTTCTCACATCATTGGAGCATATCTGGCGATAAGCCTCGATTGGAATTTGGGCATCACCTACTCCTGGATAGCTGGAGTTCGATTGGCCCTCTGCGTTATTGTAGAATTTAGTTTCCCCATGAAAAAGGCCTGGAAAATGAGTTGGCGTTCCTTCTTCCGTGATTTGAAATATGTCGGAGTAGGCTTACTTAGTTTCCGCTTAATTGACTTTATCCTCGGCCTGATTCTGATCAATGCGAGTGAGGGGAATCCAGGCCTATTGGAAGACAGTACAATCCTGGGTGGTTTTCTACTTACCGCTCTATTTTTCGAATTCTTTCAATACTGGTATCATCGCCTTAGCCATGAAATGCCGGGCAAACTGGGTGCATTTCTTTGGAAATCCCATGCTGCCCATCACCTGCCAGAAGAGGTTTATCTCCTTATGCATGCAGTATTTCATCCCATCAATGCGTTTTTCACTTTCTTCATTATTCAGGGGACCTTATGGTTGATGGGAGCTCGTCAGGAAAGCATTTTTATCCTCAATCTCCTCATGAGTTTACAAGGCCTGATCTCCCATTTCAATGTCGAAATCAAAGCCGGGCCTCTCAATTATATCTTCATCGGTACAGAACTTCACCGCAATCACCATAGTGCCAATATAGAAGAGGCCAGGAATTATGGTGCTTTCCTTACTTTCTGGGACCTCATTTTTGGTACTTTTTCCTACAATCCAAACAAAGCCCCGGAAAGATTGGGCGTTGCTGAGCCAGAGCTCTATCCCAAAAGCACAGAGATTTTGAAGGTCCTTGCTCTACCGTTTATTCCCTCAAAAAAGGAGATCAATCAACTCAATATTTCTCAGGAGATAAATCCGTATCTTGAAGAGAAAGAACAAAATCTCTCATGA
- a CDS encoding DUF2165 domain-containing protein, whose product MNPIRLSKILLLFMVGFYMLLVVLNNITDYDSNFAFVSNVMGMTDTFSATPPAYRIIKSATAHHIFYVGIILTELSIFLLCMRGVWGLWKARKETNKVFVQAKKYGIYGLCLGLFLWFTGFIAVGGEWFMMWQSESWNGNPTAFRNSILFTAVLIHLSNNND is encoded by the coding sequence ATGAACCCCATCCGTCTGAGTAAAATCCTCCTGCTATTTATGGTGGGCTTTTATATGCTGCTGGTTGTCCTGAATAATATTACAGACTATGACTCCAATTTTGCTTTTGTCTCCAATGTAATGGGAATGACGGATACCTTTTCTGCAACTCCTCCTGCTTATCGAATCATAAAATCAGCTACAGCTCATCATATTTTTTATGTTGGAATCATCCTGACAGAACTGAGCATCTTCTTGCTTTGTATGAGAGGAGTTTGGGGATTGTGGAAAGCACGTAAGGAAACAAATAAAGTCTTTGTTCAAGCTAAAAAATACGGCATTTACGGACTTTGTTTGGGATTATTCTTATGGTTTACAGGATTTATTGCTGTGGGAGGAGAATGGTTTATGATGTGGCAATCAGAAAGCTGGAACGGAAATCCTACCGCTTTCAGAAATAGTATTCTATTCACGGCTGTCCTCATTCATTTGAGTAATAACAATGATTAA
- a CDS encoding helix-turn-helix domain-containing protein, with amino-acid sequence MEASILLFTVVLFLGCLQGLIMGLILIRDKGPNQKAHKWLAILLFFFSYRLLAEALKFFEIGYFDFAYHITLEYNWIYGPLIFFFIRAYIYPQLLFSKKDYWHFLPVLIEFLFSFFIKSQNFYWDGTRESLSWAGYWGYVLWMHTPFMYLIAALMILIYTRKSVHLLKGAEQNESQKLIIENLKWIKQLLLVLSIYSGLFILIVVVDFIFFNYAFNHFDFYPPFLALAAITYWIGLQGFAHRNKVPYKKKKMASSQNQEILQALALRLEKSMREEKLFTDPELSLHSLAKKFEVKPYLITESLNQILGKSFKQFINEFRLAEVQEMLASHQYENFTLLGIAFEAGFNSKASFNRVVKQMTGKSPKELKSTTFTSK; translated from the coding sequence ATGGAAGCCAGTATTCTTTTATTTACCGTTGTCTTATTTTTGGGATGCTTGCAGGGGCTTATCATGGGGCTCATCCTGATTCGGGATAAAGGGCCCAATCAAAAGGCTCATAAATGGCTGGCGATCCTGCTTTTTTTCTTTTCCTATCGCTTGCTGGCAGAGGCCCTCAAATTTTTTGAGATTGGCTACTTTGATTTTGCCTACCATATCACCCTCGAATATAATTGGATATATGGGCCTTTGATATTCTTTTTTATCCGGGCTTATATTTATCCGCAACTGCTCTTTAGCAAAAAGGATTATTGGCATTTTCTTCCGGTCCTGATCGAATTTCTTTTTAGTTTTTTTATCAAAAGTCAGAATTTCTATTGGGATGGAACCCGGGAAAGCCTGAGCTGGGCCGGGTACTGGGGCTATGTTTTGTGGATGCATACTCCGTTTATGTACCTGATCGCTGCTTTGATGATTCTGATCTACACACGAAAGTCTGTACACTTATTGAAAGGGGCCGAACAGAATGAGTCGCAGAAATTGATCATAGAAAATCTCAAGTGGATTAAACAGCTCTTGCTGGTATTGAGTATCTATTCCGGTCTATTTATTCTGATCGTAGTAGTCGATTTTATTTTCTTCAATTATGCCTTCAACCATTTTGACTTTTATCCTCCCTTCTTAGCCCTGGCTGCGATCACCTACTGGATCGGTCTTCAGGGTTTTGCGCACAGGAATAAGGTCCCCTACAAAAAGAAGAAAATGGCTTCCAGTCAGAATCAGGAAATTCTGCAGGCCCTGGCTCTACGTTTGGAAAAAAGTATGAGGGAGGAGAAATTATTTACCGATCCGGAATTGAGTCTGCATTCTCTGGCTAAAAAGTTCGAAGTCAAACCTTACCTGATTACGGAAAGTCTCAATCAGATTCTAGGCAAAAGCTTTAAGCAGTTCATCAATGAATTTCGCCTTGCCGAGGTACAGGAAATGCTGGCTTCCCATCAATATGAGAATTTCACTTTATTAGGAATTGCCTTTGAAGCTGGATTCAATTCCAAAGCTTCTTTCAATCGGGTGGTAAAACAAATGACAGGAAAATCCCCCAAAGAACTAAAATCCACGACCTTTACTTCAAAATAA
- a CDS encoding acetylxylan esterase — MNYYKRFFLLTISCLFTFQLWAQENMLCQGAYWSEDEGNKRMKEFAELWNDKDSWEERASAIKTQMKLGMQWEKMPQLSGNFNPIIRKKRIMDGYSVENIAIESFPGFYITGNLYRPLQKTGKHAAILSPHGHWENGRMREAMQIRCAALARMGAIVFAYDMLGYGESQQLDHNIPIALHLQTFNSKRVLEYLLSREDVDGERIGMTGASGGGTQTFVLSALDERIKAAVPAIQISAHFFGGCVCESGMPIHKSEHLQTNNVEIGALMAPRPMLMLSDGGDWTRNTPRVEYPYIRKVYALYDAEHKLEQVHFPSERHDYGYSKRTPMYMFFAHHLKLNINMLEFQGPPKEDFFQLLSEEELQVFDKEHPLPANALKGDASVLKYLGW; from the coding sequence ATGAACTACTACAAAAGATTTTTCTTACTAACGATTTCCTGCCTATTCACATTCCAGCTTTGGGCTCAAGAGAACATGCTTTGTCAGGGTGCCTACTGGTCGGAAGATGAAGGCAATAAGAGAATGAAAGAATTTGCCGAACTGTGGAATGATAAAGACAGCTGGGAAGAAAGAGCCTCAGCGATAAAAACCCAAATGAAGCTTGGTATGCAATGGGAAAAAATGCCGCAGCTATCAGGAAATTTCAATCCCATCATCAGAAAGAAAAGAATAATGGATGGCTATAGTGTAGAGAATATTGCCATCGAAAGTTTTCCCGGATTTTATATTACGGGTAATCTGTATCGACCACTGCAAAAAACAGGAAAACATGCTGCAATTCTCTCTCCTCATGGACATTGGGAGAATGGGCGTATGCGGGAAGCAATGCAGATTCGTTGTGCGGCTTTGGCAAGAATGGGAGCTATCGTATTTGCTTATGACATGCTGGGCTATGGAGAATCTCAACAGCTCGATCATAATATTCCGATTGCTTTACACCTGCAAACATTTAATAGCAAACGTGTACTGGAATATTTGCTTTCGAGAGAAGATGTAGATGGGGAAAGGATCGGTATGACCGGAGCTTCAGGCGGTGGCACGCAAACTTTTGTATTGTCGGCCCTGGATGAAAGAATCAAGGCTGCAGTTCCCGCCATTCAGATTTCAGCCCACTTTTTTGGAGGATGCGTCTGCGAAAGTGGAATGCCCATTCATAAGTCTGAACATTTACAAACAAATAATGTAGAAATAGGCGCTTTAATGGCTCCCCGACCGATGCTGATGCTTTCAGATGGAGGAGATTGGACCCGAAACACCCCAAGGGTAGAATATCCCTATATCCGCAAAGTCTATGCTCTTTATGATGCAGAGCACAAACTGGAGCAAGTTCACTTCCCCTCGGAAAGACATGATTATGGCTATTCAAAACGAACTCCCATGTATATGTTTTTTGCGCACCATCTCAAGCTCAATATCAATATGCTGGAATTTCAGGGACCTCCAAAAGAAGATTTCTTTCAACTCCTGAGTGAAGAAGAACTTCAGGTATTTGATAAAGAACACCCTCTGCCAGCAAATGCTTTGAAAGGGGATGCATCAGTATTGAAATATCTGGGTTGGTAA